In a genomic window of Thiosocius teredinicola:
- the mlaD gene encoding outer membrane lipid asymmetry maintenance protein MlaD has translation MSKTRQMEIMVGAFMAAGFLALFFLAMQVSNLGTVNSGDSYKVLARFDNIGGLKVKSPVTMAGVEVGRVLDIYYDAEDFRAVAVLGIYSQFDKIPDDTFAKILTAGLLGEQYVGLDPGGSEQLLKEGSEITVTQSALVLEEVIGQFIYGKASEGAQ, from the coding sequence ATGTCGAAAACAAGACAAATGGAAATAATGGTCGGCGCCTTCATGGCGGCCGGTTTCCTGGCACTGTTCTTCCTTGCGATGCAGGTCAGCAACCTCGGCACCGTGAATTCGGGCGATTCATACAAGGTGCTGGCCCGTTTCGACAATATCGGCGGTTTGAAGGTGAAATCGCCGGTAACGATGGCCGGTGTGGAGGTCGGGCGTGTGCTCGACATCTATTATGACGCGGAAGACTTCCGTGCAGTCGCCGTTTTGGGCATTTATTCCCAATTCGACAAAATACCGGATGATACGTTTGCCAAAATCCTGACGGCAGGGCTGCTCGGCGAGCAGTACGTCGGTCTGGATCCCGGGGGTAGCGAGCAGCTGCTTAAAGAAGGCAGTGAAATTACCGTTACCCAATCTGCCCTGGTGCTTGAAGAAGTGATCGGGCAGTTTATTTACGGAAAAGCTTCGGAAGGAGCACAATAA
- a CDS encoding MlaC/ttg2D family ABC transporter substrate-binding protein → MRISFILRGLFAALFLFSACAVAAIDDPQAVLRSTADRVLAELSERKAELEADPQKIYPLVQETILPHFDFRKMSQSALGRFWRNATDAQKEGVTIEFRQLLVRTYATALLGYTGQEIEYLPVNYKPGDTNVTIPTRIASDGAPPIPINYRLTLNDDKWLVYDVVIDGVSLVTNYRSQFAAEVRRGGIDGLISTLASKNRKGAE, encoded by the coding sequence ATGCGAATTTCCTTCATTTTGCGTGGCCTGTTTGCCGCCTTGTTTCTGTTTTCGGCCTGTGCCGTGGCCGCTATCGATGATCCGCAGGCCGTATTGCGCTCGACCGCCGACCGCGTGCTTGCCGAGTTGAGTGAGCGCAAAGCCGAGCTCGAGGCCGATCCGCAGAAAATCTATCCACTGGTCCAGGAGACGATCCTGCCGCATTTCGATTTTCGCAAGATGTCGCAATCGGCCCTCGGACGTTTCTGGCGCAATGCGACCGATGCGCAGAAAGAGGGTGTGACGATCGAGTTTCGTCAGTTGCTGGTGCGCACCTACGCCACCGCGCTGTTGGGTTACACCGGGCAGGAGATCGAGTACCTGCCGGTCAATTACAAGCCCGGCGATACCAATGTGACGATCCCGACCCGCATCGCATCCGACGGCGCGCCGCCGATCCCGATCAACTACCGCCTGACGTTGAACGACGACAAGTGGTTGGTTTACGACGTGGTGATCGATGGTGTGAGCCTGGTGACCAACTACCGCAGTCAGTTCGCGGCCGAGGTGCGGCGCGGCGGCATTGACGGCCTGATCAGCACACTGGCCTCGAAAAACCGCAAAGGCGCGGAGTGA
- the mlaE gene encoding lipid asymmetry maintenance ABC transporter permease subunit MlaE: protein MLASLGRFGLSASARLGRAHLLMLAMLRGVPSMLARPRLLLEQLQSVGVLTILIIAVSGVFVGMVLGLQGYYILSRFGAEATLGVMVAASLVRELGPVVTALLFAGRAGSALSAEIGLMKATEQLSGLEMMAVNPEHRVLTPRLIAGVISMPLLAALFSMLGVYGGWFVGVGLLGVDDGTYWAQMQSQIDWHEDVINGVIKSLVFGVVCTWIAIFQGYDCVPTSEGVSRATTRTVVHSSLAVLGLDFVLTALMFN, encoded by the coding sequence ATGCTGGCCTCGCTCGGCCGTTTCGGCTTGTCGGCCTCCGCCCGCCTGGGGCGCGCGCATCTGCTGATGCTGGCGATGTTGCGCGGCGTGCCTTCGATGTTGGCGCGGCCCCGGCTGTTGCTCGAGCAGCTGCAATCGGTCGGCGTGCTGACCATTTTGATCATCGCCGTATCGGGCGTCTTCGTCGGCATGGTGCTGGGTCTGCAGGGTTACTACATCCTGTCGCGCTTCGGCGCGGAAGCGACTCTCGGCGTCATGGTGGCGGCGTCGCTGGTGCGTGAACTCGGGCCGGTAGTGACGGCGTTGCTGTTCGCCGGTCGCGCGGGTTCGGCCCTGTCGGCCGAGATCGGCCTGATGAAGGCGACCGAACAGCTATCCGGTCTGGAGATGATGGCGGTGAACCCGGAGCACCGGGTGCTGACGCCGCGTCTGATCGCCGGTGTGATTTCGATGCCGCTGCTGGCGGCGTTGTTCAGCATGCTCGGTGTCTATGGCGGCTGGTTCGTCGGGGTCGGCCTGCTCGGCGTCGATGACGGTACCTATTGGGCGCAGATGCAGTCACAGATCGATTGGCACGAAGATGTCATCAACGGTGTGATCAAGTCGCTGGTGTTCGGCGTCGTGTGTACCTGGATCGCGATCTTCCAGGGTTACGATTGTGTGCCGACGTCCGAGGGCGTCAGCCGCGCCACTACGCGCACGGTGGTGCATTCGTCGCTGGCCGTATTGGGATTGGATTTCGTATTGACCGCGCTGATGTTCAACTGA
- a CDS encoding STAS domain-containing protein, producing the protein MSGATLTAAGDSRCEVAGDLDFSSVPDIWPQLEKRISAGGELTVSLAGVDRANSAGLVMLVEARDLAKDSACNLSLTDIPSALRDLAAMSGCDTIIAPAGA; encoded by the coding sequence GTGAGCGGCGCCACGCTCACGGCGGCGGGAGACTCGCGTTGCGAGGTTGCCGGGGATCTCGATTTTTCCTCGGTGCCCGACATCTGGCCGCAGCTAGAGAAGCGCATCAGCGCAGGCGGTGAGCTGACCGTGTCGCTCGCCGGGGTGGATCGCGCCAATAGCGCCGGCCTGGTGATGCTGGTCGAGGCACGCGATCTCGCGAAGGATTCGGCCTGCAATCTGAGTCTGACCGACATCCCGTCCGCTCTGCGCGATCTCGCGGCGATGTCGGGTTGCGACACGATCATCGCACCGGCAG